The following are encoded in a window of Cydia amplana chromosome 20, ilCydAmpl1.1, whole genome shotgun sequence genomic DNA:
- the LOC134657614 gene encoding mpv17-like protein 2 — protein MTILTKVLHLPVQYPLIRGMVSYAVIWPTCSIVQEYVANGTTIENADWARAARFGFFGTFFMAPVFYGWMKYTSRFFKNKTLTTAITRALIEQVSYSPLAMAYFFFGMSALELKPFSTCVNEVKEKFWPTYKIGVVFWPTAQTINFYFVSEKNRIVFVSAASFVWTVYLAHMKAKEQRVEMIPKIVENITDEEMYEYTRQDEET, from the coding sequence ATGACAATACTAACCAAAGTCCTGCATTTGCCTGTGCAGTATCCTTTAATACGCGGTATGGTTTCATATGCTGTCATATGGCCTACGTGCAGCATTGTCCAAGAGTACGTAGCAAATGGAACTACTATTGAGAACGCGGACTGGGCACGCGCCGCTCGATTCGGGTTCTTCGGGACTTTCTTCATGGCTCCTGTCTTCTACGGCTGGATGAAATACACAAGTCGCTTCTTCAAGAACAAAACCTTAACCACAGCGATAACCAGAGCACTGATAGAACAGGTCTCGTATTCCCCTTTAGCCATGGCCTATTTTTTCTTCGGGATGAGCGCTTTAGAACTAAAACCTTTCTCAACGTGCGTAAACGAAGTGAAGGAGAAATTCTGGCCGACTTATAAGATTGGCGTAGTTTTCTGGCCGACGGCACAAACTATAAACTTCTATTTCGTCTCGGAGAAGAACAGGATCGTGTTTGTGAGTGCCGCTAGCTTCGTGTGGACCGTGTATCTAGCTCACATGAAAGCAAAAGAGCAGCGGGTGGAAATGATCCCGAAAATAGTGGAAAATATAACAGATGAGGAGATGTACGAGTATACAAGACAGGATGAGGAGACatga
- the LOC134657394 gene encoding uncharacterized protein LOC134657394, with product MEVFEQHNEISTSYNNKDFYNCYIDVEDKKEDFLEKTYRPKLEDTGHLNTPFSVKDILNINQTNIYNYERTETWKNERRYDYMYQPQTCPEYFGQVYPNIPMQNIEPYWSEPYHDPKMEEYYSYNPYCHNVCQSFDQYVLPHVETKEHERELHTPTSQFQDRFSEKTAPPIEDPPQYPAMETFEKLPTVSRRNSKTPTSPCSDNMDRKDKRAKRKPRILFSQTQVHELEKRFNAQRYLSAPEREEMAKYLHLSPTQVKIWFQNRRYKSKRIKPDEVSTSTDAKPSKNIGRKFFKPEIKEKEDISFDTFKSIADTYEKDESLSTNYFEDTFPYEENQNKFFREKTEEKVSSNVGMYYANHSYEMPKEYNDTPEVKKYFSKLQFVDSF from the exons ATGGAGGTCTTTGAACAACACAACGAGATCTCTACATCTTACAACAACAAGGATTTCTACAACTGCTACATAGACGTCGAGGACAAGAAAGAAGATTTCCTAGAGAAGACTTACAGACCGAAATTAGAAGACACAGGCCATTTAAACACACCGTTTTCCGTCAAAGACATACTCAACATCAACCAGACGAATATATACAACTATGAAAGGACAGAAACTTGGAAAAACGAACGACGATACGACTACATGTACCAGCCTCAAACGTGCCCTGAATACTTCGGACAAGTTTATCCAAATATCCCTATGCAAAACATAGAGCCTTATTGGAGCGAGCCTTACCACGACCCGAAGATGGAAGAATACTACAGCTACAACCCTTATTGTCACAACGTGTGTCAGAGCTTTGATCAGTATGTCCTGCCTCATGTAGAAACAAAGGAACATGAGAGAGAGCTTCATACGCCGACGTCACAGTTTCAAGACAGATTTTCTGAGAAGACTGCGCCGCCTATTGAGGACCCGCCGCAGTATCCTGCCATGGAGACGTTTGAGAAGCTGCCGACAGTGTCCAGGAGAAATTCAA AAACTCCGACAAGCCCGTGCTCAGACAATATGGACAGAAAGGACAAGAGAGCCAAAAGAAAACCGAGGATCCTGTTCTCTCAAACCCAGGTCCATGAGCTTGAGAAGCGCTTCAACGCCCAAAGATACCTCTCAGCACCAGAACGTGAAGAGATGGCCAAGTACTTACACCTGTCACCCACGCAGGTCAAGATCTGGTTCCAGAACAGACGGTACAAAAGCAAAAGGATTAAACCGGATGAAGTAAGCACATCTACTGATGCTAAACCAAGCAAGAATATAGGCAGGAAATTCTTCAAACCAgaaattaaagaaaaagaaGACATTAGCTTTGACACTTTTAAATCTATCGCTGACACATATGAGAAAGACGAATCGTTGTCAACGAATTATTTCGAAGATACCTTTCCTTACGAAGAGAACCAAAACAAGTTTTTTAGAGAAAAAACTGAGGAAAAAGTTAGTTCTAATGTGGGAATGTACTATGCTAACCATTCTTACGAGATGCCTAAAGAATATAACGATACGCCGGaagttaaaaagtatttttctaAATTACAATTTgttgacagtttttaa